In Eubalaena glacialis isolate mEubGla1 chromosome 4, mEubGla1.1.hap2.+ XY, whole genome shotgun sequence, the genomic window ATTTCACTCATATCTGGAATATGAAAAactataataaacaaacaaaaccccaaataaatgaacaaaccaaaaccaaataaaacaaacatgtcATTATAGAGAACAGAATAGTGGTTATCAGAGGAGGGAGGTAAAGGAGGGAGACAAAGTGgataaaggggatcaactgtatggtgatagacgaaaaataaatttttggtggtgagcacattGTAGGGTATACAGACGTAGAAATATAATGCCATAAATCAaggttacctcaataaaaaataaaataaatcattgtagatgaaaaaaatgtagatgGATATTTTCGTTTTCAAGCaccaaaaacttttttaaaactttaattggCTAATATAGTGCACATGTTAAGCAGACTTTTAAAGAGACCCTACATCTTGAGTGGGTTAAGTAATCATTTATAACCATCTTGAAACATGTTTAACTCGGTTTTTCTGGTGACATGAGATTAAACATGGAAACCAAACTGTGTTTCATTCACAACATATAAGCAAACAAACTGCTTGTACATGTGCAGATTTATGCAAAAGCCCGGTGATACAACTATATTTAGCTTTTCAGATTAGGTACATACGGCCACCCACTCACCCTGTATTATCTCACCAAACACAAGAGCAGCAACTTTTCTATTTCAATACAATTATGGGCAGAAATTATATGATATAAAGTAGAGGTTCTTCCATAAAGGCTAAGATTTAGCATATAAGCAGGGAAGACAAAAGCAAAGTTCCCATGAAGTCAAAAATAATACCACACTGGTCCAGTACTCCATGAAACTCTGAGTTAAATTATAGTCCTCAAAGGCGTGTACTTGGATCCAGATTCACCAAGACACTTCAGTGTGCTTCAAACTGGCTCATCATCATCTTCCTGCTGTATTCATAAGCCAAAAATAGTGCCGCATTGGCAGGGAACGCTCGAATCAAAGTAGCTTTCAGACCAGAATATAAAGCTGCTACTCCTTCGTTTTCCACAACACTTAAAAGAGTTCTGATAAATCCTGCCTGTTTTCCAAACATGGAAAGAACCTGAATTCTGGATTTGATACAATCCACTGGGTATATGACAAGCCAAAGGCAAATTCCAGCAATTCCACCGCTTAACATCAAGGGGACAGGGCCTAGTTCATCTTTTGATCCATCCGAGGCAAAAAACGATCGGCTCAGTTCATAGCCACCGAAGAAGAAGAAATAGCCTGGTACTACTTGAAATAGAGTGCTCGTGAGTCCGTGGTAGAAGCCCAAGGGGCCATCCTTTCTAAGGATACTCTTCACGACGGACCAAACTGTATTATGGCTTTTTGCTATCCTCCCTGACATCTCCAGTTCGTGCATGGTCTGCAGCCGGCACTTCACGAGCTCAGTGGGGCACAGGGCCAGCGCGGCAAACGCAGAGGCGACGGAACCGGCGGCCGCAGTCTGCAGATCATTCAGCTTCGCCTGCTTGTCCAATCCAACCACTTTCCTCACGAATTGTTGGCAGAAGCCGTAGCACAAGAAGAGGACTGAGTTCTCGGCGACGTAGGCCATCAGCGCTGGGCCGGTCCCTTTGTAGAAGCCCCGCAAGCCCACCTGGGAGTACGTCTTCAGGCCACAGTCGGCGAGGCCCTTGTACAGGCCAGGGAACGTCTGCATCTTCACTTTCATTGTGTCGAAGGGCTGCCCGGTCAGGACGCATGCTGTGCCCCCAAGGGCCCCCGCGGTGAGGTCGATGGCGGCTTGGATGGCAGGATTGGATTTCATGTTCGCCCACTCTTCTGCTGGTCTCCGAGGAAGGGAACTCTCTGGAGCTTAGGAGGGCGTCCCGTGTCCCGCCTGCTCTTGGCTCTCTCTCCGGGGCGGGAGAAGCCGCTTAACCCCAGACTAGGCCGCGGGCCGCCCTCCCCACGCACTGCAATAACCCCCGGCCCACGGGCCCGCGCGCGCCTCTCCTGGCGCCCTGCGGCCGCCGCGTCTGCGCCCTAAACCCGTCAGCCGCCCGCCCGCTTGCTCCGCGCCGCCCGGCCGTCCCAGCGCCCGCGGGCCCCGGGGCAGACTAGAGAAACACTTCTAATGAATCTCAATACAGCAATAGAAAGCTGTCCGATAAATTCCTGCGATTACAGCCAGAAACTCTAGACGCTGCTGCGGCGGAGGAAGACATGCCTTCCTGTTCGgccagagacccccccccccccccacctcccggcAAAACAAAATGGGAGGTGCTTGATCGCGCCTGGGGTCAAAGGGTCAATCTACAGAGACAAAGGTTTAAAATAGGGAAAATGAACAAACACTTGGGGGGTTTTACCTGACAATCGGTGGCTCCTTCGGATCAGAAAACCCTTAATCGTCTCCGGAGAGGAATGGCGGCTCCACAAAGGTGCGGGCCGCCGCGCCTCTCCAGGTGTCGCTCTTTGCTAGCCGGGGGGACGCCGGGGGAGGCCTGAGGCGGGCAGATCCCCTATTTCGTGGTAACATCGCCGGGGATCCTGGCCTGAAGCCCTGCGAGCTGGTGGGACGCAGGGCCCTCGTTATTTCTAGAGGTAAGTCAAGGCCTTGTACAATCGCATTGGAAAACATTTATATACAGCTAAAAAACTTGATATAAAAGACCTGTGTGGCTCCAGCGCTCTGTGCGTGCTAAGTCTCAGGGTTCTTGCTGAGGAGCCATGCAGCTTTatgcagcagaagttctggataTAACTGACTACAGGCCTAGTAGGCAAGATGCAGTTTGGGGCATCAGTGAGGGTACCGCTGTCAGGACAGACTTATCCTCCCAGATGCTTATAATCCCAGCGTTGGAACGAATTCTCTTAAAGTTTACATTTTAAGCCCTAGGCGATATTTTACtttgggggtaaaaaaaaaatggtggaggGGGCAGAAAGTATGCTAAAATGATTCTTTCATTTAGAAAGCTTTCCTTGTCTGATTCTTTGGCTATCAGTTAATATTTAAAAGTGAGGCACCTAAAAGCAGATCGTGCATGGATACTGTTTGTCAACAGGTAGACTTCATTGTAGTAAATAGTGACTTGGCCTTTTCTTTGGAGAGTGCCCAAATGTATCTGGATTTCTTTTCTCTGGTACCACACGGTTTCTTCAGAGAATAATCTTCCAGTCttgactgtgtgtgtgtctgtgtgtgtttgcgggggagggggggtgcgGGTGGTGTTTACCTTGGGTACTGATTTAATGACACCAAGTGGGAGAAGAGGGTTGACATCCTGCAGTCAGAAAACAGACTTTCACACAATTCCCTTGTTCAATGCTATGGACCCCCAGCCTCCATCTGTGCCTTCTTTGGTTCAATTTACCCAGAAAATAAACTTTCTGTCTGTGGGATGGGTAAGGAAAAGTCATCTGGCTTGAGTGAGATAGGGCTCCTGGACATCCAACAGCTCTGAGCAGATTTTATCTtactattatttttggctgtgccacatggcatgcaggatcttagttcccagaccagggatggaacctgtgccccctgcagtggaagcccagagtcctaaccactggactgccagggaagtccctgaacacaAGACATTAATGAATCCTGTTTCTAGCCTCACACCTTCCCTCTTCCTTGGAAACTGCCTGCAAAAACTGAGCCTCTGTGTCTATATCAAGTGCGTTTGTTTCTCCTTGGTATACCTCCTTGCAGACATTTAGCATGTAACTTTCTGTGATCTCTGAATTAATTTATCGTTTCTTCATCTGCTTTGGCCTTCTGAAAACATTGACATCTCTCATCCACCGTTGTCTCATCTCCTATTTTCCTTGCCCTTGGGGGTTACTATGTTATATTAGCAGGCTATTTGACAGAGAAAAGAGATTCATGAGAACAAGGTGCCattttaaactagaaaaaaaaaatttaaattttttaaatttaaattttttaaatgtcatatcaCATttgatggttttttaaaaataaaatttatttatttatttatttttggctgcattgggtctttgttgctgcgctcgggctttctctcgttgtggcaagcgggggctactcttcgttgcggtgcatgggcttctcattgcgctggcttctgtttttgcagagcatgggctctaggtgcacgggcttcagtagttgtggcacacgggcttagttgctccacagcatgtgggatcttcccggaccagggctcgaacctgtgtcccctgcattggcaggcggattcttaaccactgcaccaccaaggaagtccctcacatttgagggtttttaaaaaatgttttggttttttaaaactgTCAATTAATTACCTATggttcattgtttattttttaaaagcacatactGAGTTTTTACAAACACAAGAGATGCAGGATACTACAATAAATCATCAAATGCTTTTGCATtaaattcatatatgtatatgttttggAGAAACCAAGTTAGTAATCAGCACCAGGGATCATGAGGGCATTAATAGGGAAATGGTCTGTAACTTCATTGAATTATCAGACATAGTTGTGCAATAATACACAGATCTCAAGTtccatgaaatatatttaaacagcTAGACTTGGAGCACATGTACTCCCACGCATACATGGAAAATAATGGCAAAGGAACTTCCAAATTTTCAGTGAAGACCACTCACCCTTAACAAGATGCACACCCACATCACATGTTCCCTAGCAATCAGATTGAGTAGCCAGATAGGATTACCAGAGAAAGTAAGGTTTGAGCTGAGGGCTGAGTAACAAAAAGCTAGCCATGAGAATATCTGGAGACTGTTCCAGGAAAAGGGAAATGTAAGTGTAATATAAGTAAAGCTCTGTAGTGTGAAAAAGCTGGGCATTTGAAATACAGAAAGAAGGCCAATATACCTGCTGTGTGGTAAGCAGTCTTCCTAGTCTGTGTTTTCACACAATTCTTACTAGGTAATAAAAGTTTAAGCAGAGTTCAAGACAGTCCTTCAGAGACATGATTTGTCACAATTTGTCCAAATTTTTTTGTCTCTAACATttgatctacaaattcaaaaTGTCAGGCTTTATGACATTTAGATGTGAACATAAAGATCCCATTTACCTAATCTATAGAAATAATGCAAAACAGAGGCCACACTGACATGCTTCTTGCAGCATTCTGTGTAATAGCAAATTTCAAATGGAACCTAAGTGACCGGCAATAGGGGAgtgaataaaattaagaatttgtaaaatttctgcattgcttaaaattttcagtgatttttttcttataatattttaaaacactaatttaaaaaattcaacttcCATTCATGAACTCAGAAATATTGAAAACCGTAGCCCAACTATACAGCACATTCATCAGGCAAGGGAGCTGTGAGAAAAGTTAGTCTTTTTTGGTAACTCTGGATTTACATGAAGGGAAATGGATCCCAATCTTCTTCAgttaagtttttctcttttgaagttGACATAACAGATAATTATTCTTCATTATGGAGGTTTTAATATTTATGCAAAACCAAGCCGTAAATgaatcaaataaaaaacaaagctacagtagtaaACTGACTCAGTTTGCTTATGCTGCGGATGTACTTGAAGCAAACTTTGTTTCTGCTGTAATTTATAAACTTTGATTTAGAATGATTCTTTAATTTGAAATCAGTCAACCCCATTTAAAGCAGCTGTTTCTTTACACACTTTTCTACCATTTCAATCAGTctttaattcaaatttttaatCCCTGTATGTTCAGACCCTAGTAAATAGGCAATAATAGTTTGCTTTTATTCTAGGAATTGTTCTAAGTTCCTATATGTATCAACTCAATAGCCAACAACTCAAGGGCCCTGAGGTAGGTAATATTATcacctccattttagagatgaggaaactgaaaccaaCAGATTAATTTACTTGCCCAAGATCAATCTCAACTAGGTCACTGAACTAGGATACAAACCCAGGCACCACATCTCCTGACCTTGTGATTTTAATCTCTTTACTCTTCTTTAGTAAGTTTACAGTGACTAACAAGGCAAAGTACCTAATCTCAGTGAATTACAGCCTAGTGAGGACATGAGCAACAGGTAACTTAGACTTTGGTATGATAGATGCATAATAGTATTTATCCCAATAGACTATTATAGAGAAAGAGTAGTAATTAAACtccttgaaaaaaatgtaaataagctCAAGATTGAAAATAGTGAGAGAATGTGGTGAGATCAGGCTGAAGAAAAAGAGTTTAGGATAGTTTAAGAACGTTCTCTATTTCCTGACCTCCAAATGGAGCAGGTGGATTGGAAACATAATGCAAAGATGACATTTCCCCATTTCTTTGCCTCTGCTGttcctctttttcttaaattctaaCACAACTGCTTCTTTTCCTACAAAACAGAATCCAATTTGTCAGTCCAttaaaccccccaaaaaaaaccactTCAGAAGAGGATCTTATACCCACTACCCCTAAAAGAGCAAGACACATTATTAGGTGAAAATTACTTGCTTTTATTTGTTAAAACAACTTTATGAAATGATTTGCAATGCAAAATGTGGAAAACTGCTTTGAATAACTGGGAAAATAGCTACAGCATGggaaaacatatataaacaaattTCACTGCCACCAGACTAGACTCTAATTTATCTCAGATGGCATCACAGAGTAGCAATGGCAGCTTCTGGTAAATGGAGAAACAGCAgcaaagtcctgcagtgaagctGTGATAAATTACTAAACTGAACTGTTCACTCCGCTAATCCTACAACTTCCCTACATTTATCTGTCTATACATTCCTACTTCCTACAGGACAAACACCCACCAAAGTGGTTCCAAAAGACAAATGAGATAGAAATTCACAGTTATATTTGTCTACAAGACAAATCCAATAGAAGGCAGTGGAGGAAATTGGGAACTACTGCAAAGTTTTACTATCTAGTCCAGGTGATGAAAACAAAGTTTTTCTTTCAAGGCTGACCACTGTCAGGAATGAAATTAAGTATCAAAACTCTCTTCACTTCTCTAGGAGTGATTCTAGCTCTTCTTGCAAAGAGCTGAGCTGCTCCTTTTCTCGGTCTTCCTTTTGTTTCAGTTCATCCAGCACAGCCTGAAATCTGTTCTTGAGAGCCAGGTTTTCCACTTTCATGATGAGATCCTCCTGTCGCTTTGCCCTGTCCTGGGTCTCTTGGAGCTTGCCTTTCATGTTATCAATCTGTTTCTGAATTCCCATAACCAGCTGATTAGTTCCCTCGTTTTCTTGGTGTTGTTCATCTGATTCATTTAGCTTGTCCTGTAGCTGCCTTTCCAGATCTTCCTCAGTGTCAATGATGTTTATATCTTCTTCGTCTTGATGCTGTGTCTCATCTTCATCTTCACTGCTGCTGCTGAGGTCATTGAATATCTCCCGAAGCTCATCATGTTCTAATGAGTCATGGCCCTGCCTGTGGCCAGACATTCCTGGGGAAGAGATATCAAGGccttgattttctgtttcttttgtttcatcTTCAGCAATTATTTCCCAACGGGTACTGACAGCTTCAGCATCTGTGCTCAGCAACcgctttacttctttttccacATCTGGAGACTCAATATACTTCTTCTTTGCTGTCTTACGGAaccttctctttctgacattttttAGAGGCAGAGTAATTCCatggttccatataaactttttctctttgtccttaTCCTTTTTCTTGCTTGCTTTGGGATCAGCAGAGGCAACTGGTTCCTCAACAGGAGGATAGAGATCACCATCAACTGTAGAGACAAGCATCTGACAGATATCAGCTGTCTTGTAAAAGGTTTTTTTatcaatggttttcaaactttccATAACACATGGCAGATCTACCAATTTTGACGCCAGTGGGACCCGGTCCACTCTGACAATTCCATGACGCCCATCAGGGTGTAACTCAATTGTCAGTCTGTCCTTCAGGTTGACATGACCAGACTGTACCGCCCGCCTCACAGTAGAGGCATACTCCGGAGGTAGGCGTAAGATAAACTGGCTCTCCAGTTCGTGAGGAGCATCATCTTTGCTCTTActcatctttatttctttgtgactCACTTTTTCTCTAATAACCACTTGTTGCACTAAAAAATTTCAGCTATTTCAACAGAAAGACCAGTTCTTTATAAATTGAAGTCTTTAATTACAAAGAGTTCTAGGTAGAACAGCAACTAAGCGTCTATTCTGAATTAAGCCCCAAGTCTTTCTAAATATGCTGTGACAATACCAGTCGTTACTGACACATTGCCTTACTCAGGTCCATTTAAATCTATTAGCTGCAATACCAAGTTCCAACCTCTAGATGCCGCTGCAGGACAACGCAGGGAAAGCAAATGGCGGCTCCTACGGAATGATTTTCGGCACAGAAAGTAAGGCTCAGCAGATACTCCCAATCCACAAACTCTCCCGGAACAAAGATACGCAAAAAGTGGGGCGTAGTGAGCTCTCTTCGCCTCGGGTACTTACAATCCAGTGACGATTATAAGTCCAGTTTCTCCGGACAGGCGCGAGCGGAAAAGGAAGCCACTCAGAGCAAGGTGGCCGGGAGCCGAGCGTCTCCTTCCGAATTCCTTTGTTCTTCCCGGCACTTGGCAAAGCGATCCGCTGATTATCGGTGAAATGGCTCAGAACGGGCAACGCGAAATCTCGCCAAGAACCGCAGCTCCGAACGCCAGATTCTGCAACTCCGCAGCTCAGCGGGCCTCCGTCCGTTGCTGCAGACCTAGCCGAGAAAAAACAGGTACGTCACCACCCAGGACGGGAAGCTGCTGTGAGTCGCAACACCCCTCGGGCGGAAGTGCGGGCTGCCCCAGCGCGCGCAGGCGCAATGCGCGATTACGCTATCCGGCGGGTCTTGTCGTCTCGCGAGAACTTGGCCTTAACGGGATGAAGACTATGTTTCGTAAAGAGCTGTTGGTTTAAAAGTATGTAGAGAAAACGGTTCTAAGAAGGACGTAGATTCTCCCGCCCGCCTCCGCTAAGCCAGGGCTTTTACCGGATCGCTGTGGGGCCGGATACCTCCTAGGCTTCCGGGTGATTGCCGGAGATAGGGCGTCCGTGCGGAAATGGCGTTTGTTTCTGGAAACATCTCGGCATCTCCACAGGCTATATTCAATCTGGAGCCGATAAAAGAATTCATAACTAACCATACCGTGGATTTTAAAGTACCCAAGTCAGTGGAGTGAGGACATGCAGCCCACTATAATTCTAAGTCTGTGTTTGTTGATTATGAAGATGTCCGTAGGAGGCCCATGACTCGGTCTGTTTGGGGTTTGAAGACCCCCTGAGGGAACAAGGGTgattcctctttttttatttaatttaatttaatttatttttttatatagcaggttcttattagtcatccattttatacatgttagtgtatacatgtcaatcccaatctcccagttcatcccccccccccgcccgccacTTCCCCCACTTGGTGTACATACGTTTgtcctctgcatctgtgtctcaatttctgccctgcaaaccggttcatctgtaccatttttctaggttccacatatatgcgttaatatatgatatttgtttttctctttctgacttcactctgtgtgagtctctagatccatccacgtctctacagatgacccaatttcgttcctttttatggctgagtagtgattcctctttttaatgtgtttgacGTAGATATAAATGTAAACAGAGAAGGTAGTGTTCTTCTGGAGGCCCATGTTCATTTAGGGCAGTTGCCTGAAAGACGAATAGTCTGATTAAAGTAGAATATAATTGAAGTATTACTTCCTTCTACTCATTTgccagtaatttttaaattagtttggaattttaaaaaatccacctcTATGGTTTGGATAACTTTTCTGCTTGCCTCTTCTTTAGGTGGTCAAGTattcttcaacatgtatttataGTGCTTCAGTCTAACTGTGTAACAGTTTCCACTTATTCCtattcatttccatttatttattaataggaTCAATTTGGTAGACTATCAAGgtcattaaaatttcaatttctgttCTCTAAAATATCAACACCTGCATCTAAGTTTTAGAGAATTCACTTaaaatgtgattaacatttagaaaattcactttatttctttatgtactTATTGTCTCCCTCACCTAAGATTGGAAGCTCCATGATAATCAGGAGTCTAATATCGTGTTCATCCGGTCCCAGTGCCTAGTATCAAAACGTGTgagataaaaaatatttgctaattgaATGAAACAATTGATCCATCCAGAAAGAACATAAATATAATCTAAATCCTATAATAATTTGTCAGAGAAAATACATTGTATGTCACCTTAAAATGAGATAGAGCCACTTTATATATACATTTCCTCTCCAGTCACGGACCGTGCCAATTGTTATGAGGCCAGAGGTTTGCAAATAGCGTGTGTGAATGTGACCCCTTTGGTTTCGTCGACTGTGCTACTGTGTATCATGGGGTGGAATTTAAATGGTTTGGCACCAGTTTGGTTTTTTATGTTAAGTTTGAAGGAAAATTACGCTCTTCTACATAACTGTACTTTAGTTCTTTGTTCTGTAATGTGCTGAAGAATATTAGCTGATGTATATATAATTTCCAGGATGAtctatttcctctttttgaaGAAATTTTTCCAATGTGCTTGTCCCTTAATTGTACCTGATTTTACTTACTTCATAGATATGAGTTTAGCATGCTAGCCTTTGCATAATGCTTTATTTAACCCTATAAAATGTGAGGCCATGCTTATACatgaaaataatccaaatattGCTTTGCATTTTAATTGCCTATGAGCTTTATGATGCTCAAATATCTTTGTCACAGAAAATAACTTGAGATAAATTCTGGGCAATTCAGATTTGCCAAAATTATGGTGTATTTTAGTTATTAAACCTTGAAATGGAAGGTTGTCAGAGATAATTAAAAGGATCAACTGAAGTTTCCCCTAAAGGATGTACCTCCTTCAATCCTGaaacatattttctgtttttgagttTAATACATTTTCTGAATGCTATTTTTTGAGGGGTAGTTACATTGATCCTAAAGCTAAGGGCACTGCCACATCACCATTACCTTAATGTCTATTGATAAAtccagttgttgttgttgttgttgttttgactggggaactgaatttttaagtttgtttaatttttttaacacctttactgggtataattgctttacaatggtgtattagtttcggctttataacaaagtgaatcagctatacatatacatatatccccatatctcctccctcttgcctctccctcccaccctccctatcccacccctctaggtggtcacaaagcactgagctgatctccctgtgctatgcggctgcttcccactatctgttttacatttggtagtgtatatatgtccatgccactctctcacttcgtcccagcttacccttctccctccctgtgtcctcaagtccattctctatgtctgtgtctttattcctgtcctgcccctaggttcttcagaacctttttttttttttttagattccatatatatgtgttagcatacagtgtttatttttctctttctgacttacttcactctgtatgacagtctctaggtccatccaactcactacaaataactcaatttcgtttctttttatggctgagtaatattccattgtatatatgtgccacatcttctttatccgttcatctgtcgatggacacttaggttgcttctatgtcctggctattgtaaatagagctgcaatgaacattgtggtacatgactctttgaattatggttttctcagggtatatgcccagtagtgggattgctgggttgtatggtatttctatttttagctttttaagaaacctccacactgttctccatagtggctgtatcaatttacattcccaccaacaatgcaagagggttcccttttctctacaccctctccagcatttattgtttgtagattttttgatgatggccattctgaccggtgtgaggtgatacctcattgtagttttgatttgcatttctctaatgatgtgtgatgttgagcatcctttcatgtgtttattggcaatctgtatatcttctttggagaaatgtctgtttaggtcttctgcccatttttggattgggttgtttgtttttttgatattgagctgcatgagctgcttgtaaattttggagattaatcctttgtcagttgcttcatttgcaaatattttctcccattctgagggttgtcttttcatcttgtttttgttttcctttgctgtgcaaaagcttttaagtttcattaggtcccatttgtttatttttgttttaatttccatttctctaggaggtgggtcaaaaaggatcttgctgtgatttatgtcatagagtgttctgcctatgttttcctctaagagtttgatagtgtctggccttacatttaggtcttcaatccattttgagtttatttttgtgtatggtgttagggagtgttctaatttcattcttttacatgtggctgtccagttttcccagcaccacttattgaagaggctgtcttttctccattgtatattcttgcctcctttatcaaaaataaggtgaccgtatgtgcgtgggtttatctctgggctttctatcctgttccattgatctatatttctgtttttgtgccagtaccatactgtcttgattactgtagctttgtagtatagtctgaagtctgggagcctgattcctccagctccgtttttctttctcaagattgctttggctattcagggtcttttgtgtttccatacaaattgtgaaattttttgttctagttctgtgaaaaatgccattggtagtttgatagggattgcactgaatctgtagattgctttgggtagtatagtcattttcacaatgttgattcttcctatccaagaatgtggtatatctctccatctgtctgtatcatctttaatttctttcatcagtgtctcatagttttctgtgtataggtcttttgtctccgtaggtaggtttattcctaggtattttattctttttgttgcaatggttttgttgcaaatgggagtgtttccttaatttctctttcatatttttcatcattagtgtataggaatgcaagagatttctgtgcactaattttgtatcctgctactttaccaagttcattgattagctctagtagttttctggtagcatctttagta contains:
- the LOC133090024 gene encoding mitochondrial ornithine transporter 2 produces the protein MKSNPAIQAAIDLTAGALGGTACVLTGQPFDTMKVKMQTFPGLYKGLADCGLKTYSQVGLRGFYKGTGPALMAYVAENSVLFLCYGFCQQFVRKVVGLDKQAKLNDLQTAAAGSVASAFAALALCPTELVKCRLQTMHELEMSGRIAKSHNTVWSVVKSILRKDGPLGFYHGLTSTLFQVVPGYFFFFGGYELSRSFFASDGSKDELGPVPLMLSGGIAGICLWLVIYPVDCIKSRIQVLSMFGKQAGFIRTLLSVVENEGVAALYSGLKATLIRAFPANAALFLAYEYSRKMMMSQFEAH
- the TAF7 gene encoding transcription initiation factor TFIID subunit 7, with the protein product MSKSKDDAPHELESQFILRLPPEYASTVRRAVQSGHVNLKDRLTIELHPDGRHGIVRVDRVPLASKLVDLPCVMESLKTIDKKTFYKTADICQMLVSTVDGDLYPPVEEPVASADPKASKKKDKDKEKKFIWNHGITLPLKNVRKRRFRKTAKKKYIESPDVEKEVKRLLSTDAEAVSTRWEIIAEDETKETENQGLDISSPGMSGHRQGHDSLEHDELREIFNDLSSSSEDEDETQHQDEEDINIIDTEEDLERQLQDKLNESDEQHQENEGTNQLVMGIQKQIDNMKGKLQETQDRAKRQEDLIMKVENLALKNRFQAVLDELKQKEDREKEQLSSLQEELESLLEK